One window of the Lytechinus variegatus isolate NC3 chromosome 3, Lvar_3.0, whole genome shotgun sequence genome contains the following:
- the LOC121411958 gene encoding uncharacterized protein LOC121411958 produces MFSLKRLRSPSPEDEQRGENRIFKTTVRERGATPSSDTNTDMAEVRDSNPNSTDQLLREILNKVSGLENLYKKVDIISEKVVNIERKVEALDTRIIDLEQGFEFIETEVMDLKRQVEEMKDMKADVKYANELKRNVVDLVNRSKRNNVVLHGIPEGVEGDAHDCSHFVKEFFDTHMNVSNVEVERAHRTPGGRSRQRDATVATARPRPIHVKLLRFNDREKILKRSAALKDVRIKDKKIGISDDVHPETREEHRKLMIRVKKLREEGKFAFIPNSIPRVIKYKEGAKDGPGPLKTLRVTDLQ; encoded by the coding sequence ATGTTTTCTCTTAAACGGCTGAGATCTCCTTCTCCAGAGGACGAACAAAGAGGAGAAAACAGGATTTTTAAGACGACAGTTCGTGAGAGAGGCGCCACACCCAGCTCTGATACCAACACGGACATGGCAGAGGTACGTGATTCGAATCCAAACTCTACTGACCAACTCTTACGAGAAATTTTGAACAAAGTATCTGGTCTGGAAAATTTGTACAAGAAAGTTGATATTATTTCTGAGAAAGTTGTCAACATTGAAAGGAAAGTAGAAGCATTGGATACAAGGATCATAGATTTAGAGCAGGGTTTTGAGTTCATTGAAACAGAAGTTATGGATTTGAAACGGCAAGTTGAAGAAATGAAGGATATGAAAGCGGAtgtgaaatatgcaaatgagttgAAGCGGAATGTTGTTGATCTCGTGAATCGGAGTAAGAGGAATAACGTCGTACTCCATGGAATTCCGGAGGGAGTCGAAGGAGACGCGCATGACTGCTCGCATTTCGTCAAGGAATTCTTCGATACGCATATGAATGTTTCCAACGTAGAGGTCGAAAGAGCACATAGAACGCCGGGTGGAAGATCTAGACAAAGAGATGCAACCGTGGCAACGGCACGCCCCCGTCCCATTCACGTGAAGCTACTGAGATTCAACGATCGAGAAAAGATTCTGAAAAGGAGTGCAGCGCTGAAGGATGTCCGcataaaagataagaaaataGGAATTAGCGATGATGTACATCCGGAGACACGCGAGGAGCACAGAAAGTTGATGATAAGAGTGAAGAAGTTAAGAGAAGAAGGAAAGTTTGCGTTCATACCTAACTCCATT